The Thunnus thynnus chromosome 2, fThuThy2.1, whole genome shotgun sequence genome includes a region encoding these proteins:
- the LOC137196992 gene encoding dynein axonemal heavy chain 10-like, with amino-acid sequence MTLHIPELDLEPEVDVLLSNPEMVEKVEQCVMNWQTQITSVIKEQLNKKPQAPGPLAEIVFWQERTSVLSSLSEQLKQPVVKKILEVMTKADAGTFQTLEGTVAELTKYRVESDDNLLFLSTLERHFNRKEGSGHIQGAGC; translated from the exons ATGACGCTGCACATCCCTGAGCTAGACCTGGAGCCAGAGGTGGATGTTCTGCTTTCTAATCCAGAGATGGTAGAGAAAGTGGAGCAGTGTGTGATGAACTGGCAGACTCAGATTACCAGTGTTATTAAGGAGCAGCTAAACAAGAAGCCACAG GCACCTGGACCTTTGGCTGAGATAGTTTTCTGGCAGGAGCGTACATCCGTCCTGAGTTCACTGAGTGAGCAGCTTAAACAGCCGGTGGTAAAGAAGATCTTGGAGGTGATGACCAAAGCAGATGCAGGCACTTTTCAGACCCTGGAAGGAACAGTTGCTGAACTTACTAAATACCGTGTGGAATCGGATGATAATTTACTCTTCCTCAGCACACTGGAAAGACACTTCAAT agaaaagagggaagTGGCCATATCCAAGGTGCAGGATGCTAA